A genomic segment from Corylus avellana chromosome ca5, CavTom2PMs-1.0 encodes:
- the LOC132183198 gene encoding protein DJ-1 homolog D-like isoform X2, with translation MAQKRVLLLCGDYMEDYEAMVPFQALQAFGVSVDAVCPGKKAGDICRTAVQQSSGHQTNSESRGHNFAINATFDEIEFTKYDGLMLPGGRAPEYLALNEAVLDLVSKFSNSGKPIASICHGQLILAAAGLVKGRMCTAYPFVRPVLIAAGAHWVEPETLSTCVVDGNIITAPMYKGHPEYIRHFVKALGGTITGSDKRVLFLCGDFMEDYEVAVPFQSLQALGCHVDAVCPKKKAGDTCPTAVHDFEGDQTYSEKPGHDFTLTANFEGLDTSSYDALVIPGGRAPEYLALDKSVIAIVKEFMETKKPVASICHGQQILSAADVLKVLHGWNLIRSIVASLMEI, from the exons ATGGCCCAGAAAAGAGTTCTGCTATTGTGCGGTGACTACATGGAAGACTACGAG GCGATGGTTCCTTTTCAAGCCTTGCAGGCATTTGGAGTCTCTGTAGACGCCGTGTGCCCCGGTAAGAAGGCCGGCGATATCTGCCGCACTGCCGTTCAGCAGTCTTCTGGTCatcag ACTAATTCTGAGTCCCGCGGTCACAACTTTGCAATCAATGCGACATTTGATGAAATTGAATTTACCAAATATGATGGCCTGATGTTACCAGGAGGACGGGCTCCAGAATATCTTGCTTTGAATGAAGCTGTTTTAGATCTCGTCAGCAAATTTTCCAACTCTGGAAAACCAATTGCCTCTATCTGCCATGGACAGTTGATATTGGCAGCTGCTGGCTTGGTCAAAGGTCGGATGTGCACTGCATACCCTTTTGTGAGACCTGTACTTATTGCTGCAGGTGCTCATTGGGTAGAACCTGAAACCTTGTCAACATGTGTTGTTGATGGTAATATCATTACTGCTCCTATGTATAAAGGGCATCCCGAGTACATCCGGCATTTTGTGAAAGCACTAGGAGGCACCATAACTGGCTCGGACAAAAGGGTCCTGTTTCTTTGCGGG GATTTCATGGAAGATTACGAGGTAGCTGTTCCTTTTCAGTCCCTTCAAGCTTTAGGATGTCATGTGGATGCGGTTTGCCCCAAGAAGAAGGCTGGTGATACCTGCCCAACTGCTGTCCATGATTTTGAAGGTGACCAGACTTATAGTGAGAAGCCAGGCCATGATTTCACTCTAACTGCTAACTTTGAAGGTTTAGACACCTCAAGTTATGATGCTCTTGTTATACCTGGAGGTCGAGCTCCGGAATATTTGGCATTGGATAAGTCAGTCATTGCCATAGTGAAGGAATTTATGGAGACCAAGAAGCCAGTTGCATCCATCTGCCACGGTCAGCAGATTTTATCTGCTGCTGACGTTCTCAAG GTGCTACATGGTTGGAACCTAATCCGATCGATCGTTGCTTCACTGATGGAAATTTAG
- the LOC132183198 gene encoding protein DJ-1 homolog D-like isoform X1, which produces MAQKRVLLLCGDYMEDYEAMVPFQALQAFGVSVDAVCPGKKAGDICRTAVQQSSGHQTNSESRGHNFAINATFDEIEFTKYDGLMLPGGRAPEYLALNEAVLDLVSKFSNSGKPIASICHGQLILAAAGLVKGRMCTAYPFVRPVLIAAGAHWVEPETLSTCVVDGNIITAPMYKGHPEYIRHFVKALGGTITGSDKRVLFLCGDFMEDYEVAVPFQSLQALGCHVDAVCPKKKAGDTCPTAVHDFEGDQTYSEKPGHDFTLTANFEGLDTSSYDALVIPGGRAPEYLALDKSVIAIVKEFMETKKPVASICHGQQILSAADVLKGRKCTAYPAVKLNVVLAGATWLEPNPIDRCFTDGNLVTGAAWPGHPEFISQLMVLLGVQVAF; this is translated from the exons ATGGCCCAGAAAAGAGTTCTGCTATTGTGCGGTGACTACATGGAAGACTACGAG GCGATGGTTCCTTTTCAAGCCTTGCAGGCATTTGGAGTCTCTGTAGACGCCGTGTGCCCCGGTAAGAAGGCCGGCGATATCTGCCGCACTGCCGTTCAGCAGTCTTCTGGTCatcag ACTAATTCTGAGTCCCGCGGTCACAACTTTGCAATCAATGCGACATTTGATGAAATTGAATTTACCAAATATGATGGCCTGATGTTACCAGGAGGACGGGCTCCAGAATATCTTGCTTTGAATGAAGCTGTTTTAGATCTCGTCAGCAAATTTTCCAACTCTGGAAAACCAATTGCCTCTATCTGCCATGGACAGTTGATATTGGCAGCTGCTGGCTTGGTCAAAGGTCGGATGTGCACTGCATACCCTTTTGTGAGACCTGTACTTATTGCTGCAGGTGCTCATTGGGTAGAACCTGAAACCTTGTCAACATGTGTTGTTGATGGTAATATCATTACTGCTCCTATGTATAAAGGGCATCCCGAGTACATCCGGCATTTTGTGAAAGCACTAGGAGGCACCATAACTGGCTCGGACAAAAGGGTCCTGTTTCTTTGCGGG GATTTCATGGAAGATTACGAGGTAGCTGTTCCTTTTCAGTCCCTTCAAGCTTTAGGATGTCATGTGGATGCGGTTTGCCCCAAGAAGAAGGCTGGTGATACCTGCCCAACTGCTGTCCATGATTTTGAAGGTGACCAGACTTATAGTGAGAAGCCAGGCCATGATTTCACTCTAACTGCTAACTTTGAAGGTTTAGACACCTCAAGTTATGATGCTCTTGTTATACCTGGAGGTCGAGCTCCGGAATATTTGGCATTGGATAAGTCAGTCATTGCCATAGTGAAGGAATTTATGGAGACCAAGAAGCCAGTTGCATCCATCTGCCACGGTCAGCAGATTTTATCTGCTGCTGACGTTCTCAAG GGAAGAAAATGTACTGCATACCCAGCAGTGAAGCTTAACGTTGTCTTAGCAGGTGCTACATGGTTGGAACCTAATCCGATCGATCGTTGCTTCACTGATGGAAATTTAGTAACCGGAGCAGCATGGCCGGGGCATCCTGAGTTCATTTCCCAGTTGATGGTCTTGCTTGGTGTTCAAGTAGCATTCTAG
- the LOC132183198 gene encoding protein DJ-1 homolog D-like isoform X3, translated as MAQKRVLLLCGDYMEDYEAMVPFQALQAFGVSVDAVCPGKKAGDICRTAVQQSSGHQTNSESRGHNFAINATFDEIEFTKYDGLMLPGGRAPEYLALNEAVLDLVSKFSNSGKPIASICHGQLILAAAGLVKGRMCTAYPFVRPVLIAAGAHWVEPETLSTCVVDGNIITAPMYKGHPEYIRHFVKALGGTITGSDKRVLFLCGDFMEDYEVAVPFQSLQALGCHVDAVCPKKKAGDTCPTAVHDFEGDQTYSEKPGHDFTLTANFEGLDTSSYDALVIPGGRAPEYLALDKSVIAIVKEFMETKKPVASICHGQQILSAADVLKCLTKRGK; from the exons ATGGCCCAGAAAAGAGTTCTGCTATTGTGCGGTGACTACATGGAAGACTACGAG GCGATGGTTCCTTTTCAAGCCTTGCAGGCATTTGGAGTCTCTGTAGACGCCGTGTGCCCCGGTAAGAAGGCCGGCGATATCTGCCGCACTGCCGTTCAGCAGTCTTCTGGTCatcag ACTAATTCTGAGTCCCGCGGTCACAACTTTGCAATCAATGCGACATTTGATGAAATTGAATTTACCAAATATGATGGCCTGATGTTACCAGGAGGACGGGCTCCAGAATATCTTGCTTTGAATGAAGCTGTTTTAGATCTCGTCAGCAAATTTTCCAACTCTGGAAAACCAATTGCCTCTATCTGCCATGGACAGTTGATATTGGCAGCTGCTGGCTTGGTCAAAGGTCGGATGTGCACTGCATACCCTTTTGTGAGACCTGTACTTATTGCTGCAGGTGCTCATTGGGTAGAACCTGAAACCTTGTCAACATGTGTTGTTGATGGTAATATCATTACTGCTCCTATGTATAAAGGGCATCCCGAGTACATCCGGCATTTTGTGAAAGCACTAGGAGGCACCATAACTGGCTCGGACAAAAGGGTCCTGTTTCTTTGCGGG GATTTCATGGAAGATTACGAGGTAGCTGTTCCTTTTCAGTCCCTTCAAGCTTTAGGATGTCATGTGGATGCGGTTTGCCCCAAGAAGAAGGCTGGTGATACCTGCCCAACTGCTGTCCATGATTTTGAAGGTGACCAGACTTATAGTGAGAAGCCAGGCCATGATTTCACTCTAACTGCTAACTTTGAAGGTTTAGACACCTCAAGTTATGATGCTCTTGTTATACCTGGAGGTCGAGCTCCGGAATATTTGGCATTGGATAAGTCAGTCATTGCCATAGTGAAGGAATTTATGGAGACCAAGAAGCCAGTTGCATCCATCTGCCACGGTCAGCAGATTTTATCTGCTGCTGACGTTCTCAAG TGCTTGACCAAAAGAGGGAAATGA